CATAATATCTAcagcaaaaataattattaacatGTTTGTAGcaatgaaaatgtatgaaattttttCTAATCTTGTGCACATAATTGCTACTAACATGTTAATCATTTCTTTAACTGTAGTTATTATTCATATGTATTAGCACATAATCGCTACAAACATGTTAATCATTTCTTTTGCTGTAGATATTATTCATATGTATTAGCACATAATCGCTACAAACATGTTAATCATTTGCTATCTAGTACATATGTGTTTGCATTTGAAATGAAAGAGGTGTGTGAAATATACACGTTGACAGTAGTAgcgacaaatacatgtaaaccgTTACGGTACTCAACTTTGATTTTGGAATCATTCTTACAGACTAAATAGATAGGGCTGAATTGTACCTACGGACCACTTCTTAAACGACCCCAGCATATCTAAGTTGTGCAAATCTGGTGTAAACACGattcttatcaattttttttaaccagaAAACGTAAATAAACTGTTACACATATGAGCGAGCATAGTATGCTTGCAATCAGTAGACTAAGTAATACAGTCAATGTTGTTAGACATTTTAGTGGCTAAACTGTATTTTTTCATGGTTgaaaaattgtatcaaaatttACTATATGATTACATACATACTGGCAAGCCCAAATTgccttaaattgtaaaaattcttGGAATAAAGAATTGCGTTTGATTTCTGTAAAGattaattttgcttttatatatgGATATCGGTataaaaacatgttgttttaaaagGTGAGCAGTCGTCAGAGTGACTATAATTACACTGATAGTGTACCATTGTAAGCTCCTACaccatgaacaaaatatttgaaagataCCATTATTTTAGTTCAATTTGATTGTTTACTCATTGATCTtcgaattaaaacaaaaactaaatggATTAAACCTTAAAAGACATCAAGGGTGCGACAAGACAACACCTTAACATggtatgattttttaaacagatcAAGTCATTATCCGTTTCCGTTGTTGTctctttgtaaaataaaaagtcCTTTTTTTTAACAGGAAGGGGGCGTTTAGTTCCTGAAGGGCGGCAATCACAAATTGCTTTTCATACCCACCTAACACACAACATCAACAACCTCGGAGTGCACCAGGCCATTGAGTTCGATAAGGTTCTTTTGAATGAGGGGAACGGATATTCAGTTTATACCGGACATTTCGTCGCCCCGGTTTCCGGTCTCTACGTCTTTGCCTGGACCATTTCGTCCGGGGACTATACATGCATTGTATATGACGTGGTAAAGAACAATGAAATTTTGGTACATTTCATAAGCGATGCAGCTGACCACAATGATTGGGCCGTGTCGTCAGGGACCGCTGTTACCCGGATGAACTCAGGAGATCGTGTCTGGATACGAGTTTCCGATATACATGTCCCTTGTTCACACACTGTGTATGGGGCTGGTCTCGGTACTTCTTCGTTTGCTGGATATCTTCTAAATTAGCAAATACGTGTATCATCACATATAATAAAGCAAATCAAACATGGGCATGTCATTTctcacttctttttttttacatttaaataataaaatgctttctttggtaattCATGCAGGTATGAAGGTAGCAAGCATTGCAGGCGAAATATTTACCAGCGttagtttaaaaacaaaaatacacaaCCCGCATTAGCTCTCAATGTAGTTAGGTTTTGATTGATCAAGAAATAATTCACACAAAGTCAATACCAACAATACAAAGAAGACAAAACGTTCAACGTTATCAAATCATTTAATATAGCTACTTGAAGTTGGTATTGTAATATCtaaaggccctgtcacaccaagctgcATCCAcacggcgtgttcacggcgttgtaaaatccattaaatcgccgtaggatcgcaaggaaaattcagaaaaaaaatgtacagttttatttgaaaattttaaatttcctgAAGTTGGTCCCGGCATATTGTTCTTTATGTACAAACTTATACCAGTAAGTTTTCATGAGTAAATTTGAGAACCTGCAAATGACACTAAAaaagatatctctctttatatttcatttggaTTGGCGTCGTAGTAATAacagggctgcgttcaagatcatAGCTGCTAGCCTAGCCACTAGGTCATAGATATCTAGGTCtaggctgcgttcaagatcgtagcagctagcctagccgctttTTTGtagatatctaggtctattAAACGGACCGCTAGGTCtcagatttgaagttggaaatattcaactaaagactaattacattgacaaaatttgttaatttcaagcggaaatatacaggttaaaatttaatataacttAAGGAATAAACGAAATATCAATAACTAAatagatttcatgtttgttataaagtggtaactaaggtggccatcttgaattAGACgcatagcataaaatatttaggctacgaatatctacgtagcggctaggctagcttaccgttcaactacgtagccctacgtagcagctacgatcttgaacgcagccctgtTGAACGGACCGCTAAGTATAAGTCtcagatttgaagttggaaatattcaactaaagactAATTTCATCGATatcatttgttaatttcaagtggaaatatacatattaaaattcattttcacttaaaggatgaataaaatatcactaaataaatagatttcatgtttgttacaaagtggtaactaaggtggccatcttgaattcgatgcttagcataaaatatttaggctacgaatatctacctagcggctaggctagcctACCGTTCAACTACGTAGCCTTACGgtagcagctacgatcttgaacgcaacCCAGGTGCTATGTACAGTTTGGTACACTTTCTAATTAGTCGGagttcatgtttattttttggatgaatacatgtacctacttgACACATATTGTTCAGCAATTACTATAAGTTATAGGTGTAAggattttttctctttttttgtcacACAAATGATGTcgccaaaagaaaaaaataataaaaaaaaaattctgactaATTTTGCTATTATTGAGTCCGCCTATTTCAAAAGCAGAGATTGTAAAGACGATTAAGACGTTTTATTTTTCACTAATACATATGAATAATAACTACAGCAAAAGAAATGATTAACATGATAGTAGCAATTATGTGCACAAGATTACAAACAATTTCATGCATTTAATTTGCTATCTAATACATATATGTGTTTGCATTTGAAATGAAAGAGGTGGGTAAAATATGCACGTTGACAGTAGTAGCTACAAATATATGTAAACCGTTACGGTACTCAACTTTGATTTTGGAATCATTCTTACAAACTAAATAGATAGGGCTGAATCGCACATATACGACCACAGCATATCTAAGTGGTGGAAATCTTGTGTAAACACGATTCTTATCAATTTCTTTAACCAGAGAACGTAAATAAAGTAACTGTTACACGTATGAGCGAGCATTTAATATGTTTGCAATCAGTAGTAATACAGTCAATGTTGTTAGACATTTTAGTGGctaaactgggttttttttcgtggttgaaaaattgtatcaaaatttACTGTGTGATAACATACATACTGGCAAGCCCAAATTgccttaaattgtaaaaatacttGAAATAAAGAATTGTGTTTAACTTCTGTAAAGattaattttgcttttatatatgGATATTGGTATAAAATTTACGTGATGTTTTTAAAGGTGAGCAGTGTCAGAGTGACTATAATTACCCTGATAGTGTACAAGTGTAAGATCCTAcaccatgaaaataataattatttgtaagataataatttagtttaattttattgttcacTCATTGATCTTCAAATTGAAACAATAACTACatggattaaacaataaagacaTCAAGGATGTGACAAGACAACACTTTAACATGGTATGATTCTTAGACAGATCAAGTCATTATCCGTTACcgttttttgtcattttgtcaACAGGAAGGGGGCGTTTAGTTCCTGAAGGGCGGCAATCACAAATTGCTTTCCATACCCACCTAACACACAACATCAACAACCTCGGAGTGCACCAGCCCATTGAGTTCGATAACGTTCTTTTGAATGAGGGGAACGGATATTCAGTTTATACCGGACATTTCGTCGCCCCGGTTTCCGGTCTCTACGTCTTTGCCTGGACCATTAATATTTCGTCCCATGACGGTATATGCTTGATATATGACGTGGTAAAGAACAATGAAATTTTGGTACATTTCATAAGCGAGGCAGCTGAACACAAGGATTGGGCCGTGTCGTCAGGGACCGCTGTTACCCGGATGAACTCAGGGGATCGTGTCTGGATACGAGTTTCCGATATATATGTCCCTTGTTCACACACTGTTTATGGCACTCGGTTCGGTACTTCTTCGTTTGCTGGATATCTTCTAAATTAGCAAATACGTGTATTATCACATATAATAAAGCAAATCAAACATGGGCATGTCATTTCAtaccttttttgtttttacatttaaataataaaatgttttctttagtgattcatgcgggtatgaaggtagcaagCATTGCAGGCAAAATACTTAACCAGCGTtagctgaaaaaaaatacacaacccGCATTAGCTCTCAATGTAGCTAGGTTTTGATTGATCAAGAAATAATATACACAAAGTCAATACCAATAATACAAAACATTCAACGTtatcaaatcatttatatagCTACTTGAATTAAAGTTGGTATTGTATTAGGAATGCAGTATAAAGTAACTCGTTTCACCGAATCGCGTAGATTTCAGTCTTGTCAGTTTACAGTTTTATGAATTGCAATCTATTTTCTAAGGAATTAGATGAAAAACACCGTAGATGTAAATAGACAACTGtgaatgcaaattttaaagcctAAGAATTAGATTTAAATCTTTGCATTGCAATTGAccagatgataacgttgaaaactTGTGCGAGGTGTTCCATGTGACTTACAAATAGAGAAACATGTCGACATTCCTTATATCGTGTCGAAGATTTTacttctgtttattttgtttttcttataaattttagcgcgattttaatcaaaatactttctcaGGGTTTGAATAAGGCTATATTGTTCGGAAAAAGCTTTTGTTAGGTTCAAATGATGGTTAATCTCATTTACTCGttttgtcatgtacaaatttagATTAtggataatcaaaatttgtacatgacaactAATTATCCTTCTTCCCGGAATGTCCGTAAGGATTTTGCCGGCAATGTCCAGTCCAGAAAGGTTTGGGACGATTACCGACAATAAAATTAGCACCACAAATAAGGACTACTGTACAACTCGATCAACACTCGGCTGTACTATAACCCGATCAACACTCGGTTGGTAGCCCTCACTTTGGTAAAAGTAACCGAGTAAAGTCCAATCAGCGTTTCAACATTTATTAAGGACCTGACAGTAATTTTGATACAGATCGGTGATATCGGGACAGCTGTCCGATTCCGACTAATGTACAAAAGAATTTCAacagtatataaaacaaaaattatgtaacatgtGTAAAACGATAAATGAATAATAGCTCAGACCATGACACCTGAGTTAATCCCTAAGTAAATTACCTAGCCAATTAATTCCCTTTGAAGTATATAATGCCTGTAAATGCTTTTAGCAAAATAAAGATGACAGGTGAGGAAATTCAATTATCTAAAACTCTAAGACATTTGACGTTTTTACTATCATGAATTTAGATAAACGAGTAAATGAGATTAACCATCATTTGAACCGAACAAAAGCTTTTTCCGAACAATATAGCCTTATTCAAACCCtgagaaagtattttgattaaaatcgcGCTAAAATagttgtcatgtacaaattttgattatccataatctaaatttttgtaaaggacactTATTATAAGTCTCCGTAAGAAATCAGTTCTCTTTCTTGTGACTTTTTCcgaatgaaaaatgataatgtgtgaatattttcactttcattgatttcaattgcacttcttccACAGCtatttgtattttcattaaaaatcttcaaaatgtgctgcataagAACTTGGAACAGACTATTTAAGCAAtgcgcggtattcaatttgtctacACCACTTGTTATGTCATAGAAccaacgacatccaaaaataagcattcaatgcttatatgtgtattttcatattgatgtctatttgtatgaaatgtTTGTGTATCGTAGCTATAAAGCCATTTTTACGTTCTAAGTCAGGTATCAGTtagatatgaaacatacatgaaacagccatattaacatgttatttagttagcttccacgacaaaaaatataatagtgctagaaactttgtggagaaaaatcttttttaattaaggagtagatatatattaatgatagtTGTTCAAAAGTACacatcaaattggttatgtaagattaaaagttttatttaatcttacaaaaataatataaatatactttaaCACATGAagacgtttatatttgtgctcagGGCGCATTAATTAGCAAAGTGtatttatagaaaattgaacgtcgcagatttccaatgcaaacgtaaggggaaatatacattGAATGTAAGTATAATGATTTACATGAAAGTAAAATGTTGTTCAAATGACATgcaattttaatgtaattttaagaCTAAAAACTGTCATGTCAGACACTCTTGGGCATGTTGAATGAGAGCTGAGGACTACTAGTATGCAATTTCTTTTACAGCCTGaaatttgaaagatatatttcTTTAACGTAACACATTTTTCTGCTTTGAATATTCGTTAATTAGCGATAGGAACATTAGTTTTGAGTCCAAATGTCGACCTGGTTTAACCACGATcagaataaatgaaatttccGAGCAGGGGTCAGATTGTTATCAAAGATTTTATTTGTCTGCCCATAAATGCGCGAGATGTTTGAAAACCACCTCCAATCAAAGCTTGAAATGATTTCACCGATCATTGCTTCACCTTGAACATAGCAGGGCTAAAAAGTGAAGGAAGAGGACGTTTGTAAGCTTGGTGTGGGAAACAGTGACAGTTGCAAACTGGACACAATGTGAACATGAATAAGAATGCTGCTTTCCTGTGCGGTTCTAAATgatttatcatgttttaaaagaagGTTGggatacatttaaatattacttCAACATCCGGAAGCTTAGTCAGCTcagaataaaaatcaaatcttaatTGTAAAGGAGACAGTTGATTATGGATCAGAGTCATCTTACAAATGTGACAcgtttaaaatctttaaaattttaaaagaaaatttttgatattaaaaataattgtatttcaATGTTTGGAACTTTCATAAGCATCTGTGTTActtcttctgttttttttttaattttgtatttactaatATTTCCCTTGTCTAAAAAAACTTTTACGTATACCACAACGTTTTAAAACTACATCACTTTTCTAGGATGTTATGCTTGTGTGTTATGCTTACTAGTATTCTAATATATGAGAGTTCAATAAAAacgaaaattcaatttcaatgttCTATTTCCTACACTTGCTTGGCGATGAATGTAGTTTCAAGATAAAGACAATATTTACAGCAACATTAATATAATTGATTGATACTCCACCATAAttaatataattctttttttaagccGATTTTTCTACCTACTAAATTTgctctaaacaaaaaaaatagttcATACCATTTGTCACGTTTTTTTTTAGGTCTAAACCTGgaatttacaaaatgtaaacaaaaacatgatcAGAGATgagtttaagaaataaacaaacaacgaactgtgagctctgtatctcgcttataactcgacGCCTGACGCTCAAATGTTGGTCGACTATTGGAAATGCATTACTGAagcattctaaacattaaaaacgggGTGGGGGgatcgtgaccatgcccatttAGTCTTTGAAACTTATTTTAGAGGGCTTTCATTTCGACGTTTACACGTACAGTGTGCAATagaatcattattatattttaactaGGCAATTTGTTCAATCTTTCTGAAACACAAATGACACACCTGATTAGAAGTCGATAAAATATATGTC
This is a stretch of genomic DNA from Crassostrea angulata isolate pt1a10 chromosome 4, ASM2561291v2, whole genome shotgun sequence. It encodes these proteins:
- the LOC128181231 gene encoding complement C1q-like protein 4, with product MFLSFGACIALEMVLFVFANDSSQIDETTAILQKFKTLEKEVSMLKQRELKTSEEISMLKQRELKTLEEVSMLKQMLNSCQGAWNEFSKSNPGMRRGRLVPEGRQSQIAFHTHLTHNINNLGVHQAIEFDKVLLNEGNGYSVYTGHFVAPVSGLYVFAWTISSGDYTCIVYDVVKNNEILVHFISDAADHNDWAVSSGTAVTRMNSGDRVWIRVSDIHVPCSHTVYGAGLGTSSFAGYLLN